A stretch of the Thermus thermophilus genome encodes the following:
- a CDS encoding PQQ-dependent sugar dehydrogenase, translating into MLSRRRFLLGLLGLGLSRAQGLRAEEVVGGLEVPWALAFLPGGGMLIAERPGRIRLFKEGRLSTYAELPVYHRGESGLLGLALHPGFPREPYVYAYRTVEEGGLRNQVVRLRHLGERGVLDRVVLDGIPARPHGLHSGGRIAFGPDGMLYVATGEVYEREMAQDLASLGGKVLRLTPEGEPAPGNPFLGRRGARPEVYSLGHRNPQGLAWHPRTGELFSSEHGPSGEEGFGHDEVNLIVPGGNYGWPRVVGRGNDPRYRDPLYVWPQGFPPGNLAFFRGDLYVAGLRGQALLRLVLEGEKGRWRVSRVETALSGFGRLREVQVGPDGALYVTTSNRDGRGQVRPGDDRVLRLL; encoded by the coding sequence ATGCTGAGCCGTAGGCGGTTTCTTTTGGGGCTTTTGGGCCTGGGGCTTTCCCGGGCCCAGGGCCTAAGGGCGGAGGAGGTGGTGGGGGGCCTCGAGGTCCCCTGGGCCCTGGCCTTTCTGCCCGGCGGGGGGATGCTCATCGCGGAGAGGCCCGGGAGGATCAGGCTCTTTAAGGAGGGGAGGCTTTCCACCTACGCCGAGCTTCCCGTCTACCACCGGGGGGAGTCCGGGCTTTTGGGCCTCGCCCTCCACCCGGGGTTTCCCCGGGAGCCCTACGTCTACGCCTACCGCACCGTGGAGGAGGGAGGGCTTAGGAACCAGGTGGTGCGCCTGAGGCACCTGGGGGAAAGGGGGGTCTTGGACCGGGTGGTCCTGGACGGGATCCCCGCCCGGCCCCACGGCCTCCACTCGGGAGGCCGGATCGCCTTCGGCCCGGACGGGATGCTTTACGTCGCCACGGGGGAGGTCTACGAGCGGGAGATGGCCCAGGACCTCGCCTCCTTGGGGGGGAAGGTCCTCCGCCTCACCCCGGAAGGGGAGCCCGCCCCGGGAAACCCCTTCCTGGGGCGAAGGGGGGCGAGGCCCGAGGTGTATAGCCTCGGCCACCGCAACCCCCAGGGCCTTGCCTGGCACCCAAGGACCGGGGAGCTTTTTTCTAGCGAGCACGGGCCAAGCGGGGAAGAGGGCTTTGGCCACGACGAGGTGAACCTGATCGTCCCCGGGGGGAACTACGGCTGGCCCAGGGTGGTGGGGAGGGGGAACGACCCCCGGTACCGGGACCCCCTTTACGTCTGGCCCCAGGGCTTCCCCCCGGGGAACCTCGCCTTCTTCCGGGGGGACCTCTACGTGGCGGGCCTCCGGGGGCAGGCCCTTTTGAGGCTCGTCCTCGAGGGGGAGAAGGGCCGCTGGCGGGTTTCGCGGGTGGAGACCGCCCTTTCCGGCTTCGGCCGCCTGAGGGAGGTCCAGGTGGGCCCCGATGGGGCCCTTTACGTCACCACCTCCAACCGGGACGGAAGGGGCCAGGTGCGCCCGGGGGACGACCGGGTGCTACGCCTCCTTTAG
- the csaB gene encoding polysaccharide pyruvyl transferase CsaB: MVVGVAGYYGFRNAGDEAILEAIARELKARGHEVVALSGDPKGTREEHGVAAFHRLNPLALLRADLWLLGGGGLLQDATSALSLTYYLSVLRLARLFRKRVVVFNQSLGPLSPWGERRVQRALQGVPVILRDQDSLEYARRLGIPAALGADPALLLTPPPVPREEDLVLVIPRAGVQEEALTTLYVAANHLVHEGKQVLVLLLQPGYDDEVAKTFYLHRIERTSDPRRVLYLAAQAGYVISMRLHGLILAAAAGTPFAALSYDPKVAAFAKETGAYYQELPGEPIKLYKAALYGRFPDWEKVARLKERARQSFDLALGEGVPIKGSGRG; encoded by the coding sequence ATGGTGGTCGGCGTAGCGGGGTACTACGGGTTCAGGAACGCCGGGGACGAGGCCATCCTCGAGGCCATCGCCCGGGAGCTCAAGGCCCGCGGCCATGAGGTGGTGGCCCTCTCCGGCGACCCCAAGGGCACCCGGGAGGAGCACGGGGTGGCGGCCTTCCACCGCCTGAACCCCCTGGCCCTCCTCCGGGCGGACCTCTGGCTCCTTGGAGGAGGAGGGCTTCTGCAGGACGCCACCAGCGCCTTAAGCCTCACCTACTACCTTTCCGTGCTCCGCCTCGCCCGCCTCTTCCGCAAGCGGGTCGTGGTCTTCAACCAGTCCTTGGGGCCCCTCTCCCCTTGGGGGGAGAGGCGGGTGCAAAGGGCCCTCCAGGGCGTGCCGGTGATCCTCAGGGACCAGGACTCCCTGGAGTACGCGCGGCGCCTGGGGATCCCCGCCGCCCTCGGGGCCGACCCCGCCCTCCTCCTCACCCCGCCCCCCGTGCCGCGGGAGGAGGACCTCGTCCTCGTCATCCCCCGGGCGGGGGTGCAGGAGGAGGCCCTCACCACCCTCTACGTGGCCGCCAACCACCTGGTCCACGAGGGCAAGCAGGTCCTCGTCCTCCTCCTCCAGCCCGGCTACGACGACGAGGTGGCCAAGACCTTCTACCTCCACCGCATAGAGCGCACCTCCGACCCCCGCCGGGTCCTCTACCTCGCGGCCCAGGCGGGGTACGTGATCTCCATGCGCCTCCACGGCCTCATCCTGGCGGCGGCCGCGGGCACCCCCTTCGCCGCCCTCTCCTACGACCCCAAGGTGGCCGCCTTCGCCAAGGAGACCGGGGCCTACTACCAGGAGCTCCCCGGGGAGCCCATCAAGCTCTACAAGGCCGCCCTTTACGGCCGCTTCCCCGACTGGGAGAAGGTGGCCCGGCTGAAGGAGCGGGCGCGGCAGAGCTTTGACCTGGCCTTGGGGGAGGGCGTCCCCATCAAAGGCTCCGGGCGCGGCTGA
- a CDS encoding DUF5693 family protein → MRALLHLLLFLALLPSLLALAPRFRAQAPGPVALVLDAEAVREEARARGEDLMAALARYQALGVNGVAFPERLVRDWVGEGTLLYRQGRELVEMGLSARPGWHYLKGDPALLALLERAYDLPSERLGEWLGFPVDIQALPAFYNLEELRQAKAMGLYVMVRPLNHRLRRLEAGLPLVPEEADAVVFQGLEALGYPYRLQEAKALVPVPVALIEGTPQAGIGAFRDKGILRLFSLRYEWLLTLKPEEAAEKYGLAARERSHQILYLRPYPYPEDTARLLKRLQEELKASGLPLGAPSPRALAPSPLRYAAWAGVLAGLGLLALGLPVYGPLVAFLLLLLALGYAGSQAGPLLAALVFPVLGFLGPRNGLWMWARSLGYALLGAAFLSALGSTEEAIAGLTPFKGVSLTLLVPPLLVAYSFLEKDFKEALTRLFLHPVRLGEVALGGVALGLLLLALLRRGNDAPIVPELELKLRALLQDVMVRPRFKEVFGHALFPLALLLPWPRWVQNGLLFLASLGIASILNTFSHYHTPLPISFFRVLNGALLGLSLGLLGVILVRRLRAWWSA, encoded by the coding sequence GTGAGGGCCCTCCTTCACCTCCTCCTCTTCCTCGCCCTCCTCCCCTCCCTCCTCGCCCTCGCCCCGAGGTTCCGCGCCCAGGCCCCGGGGCCCGTGGCCCTGGTCCTGGACGCGGAGGCAGTGCGGGAGGAGGCGCGGGCGCGGGGCGAGGACCTCATGGCGGCCCTCGCCCGCTACCAGGCCCTCGGGGTGAACGGCGTCGCCTTCCCCGAGCGCCTGGTGCGGGACTGGGTAGGGGAAGGGACCCTCCTCTACCGCCAAGGGCGGGAGCTCGTGGAGATGGGGCTTTCCGCGAGGCCTGGCTGGCACTACCTGAAGGGGGACCCGGCCCTTCTCGCCCTCCTAGAGCGGGCCTACGATCTGCCCTCGGAGCGGCTTGGGGAGTGGCTGGGCTTTCCCGTGGACATCCAGGCCCTCCCCGCCTTCTACAACCTGGAAGAACTCCGCCAGGCCAAGGCCATGGGCCTCTACGTGATGGTCCGGCCCCTGAACCACAGGCTTCGCCGCCTCGAGGCGGGCCTGCCCCTGGTCCCGGAGGAGGCGGACGCCGTGGTCTTCCAGGGCCTCGAGGCCCTGGGCTACCCCTACCGCCTCCAGGAGGCCAAGGCCCTTGTCCCCGTCCCCGTGGCCCTCATTGAGGGCACGCCCCAGGCGGGGATAGGGGCCTTCCGGGACAAGGGGATCCTCCGGCTCTTCAGCCTCCGCTACGAGTGGCTCCTCACCCTGAAGCCCGAGGAAGCGGCGGAGAAGTACGGCCTCGCCGCCCGGGAGCGGAGCCACCAGATCCTCTACCTCCGGCCCTACCCCTACCCCGAGGACACCGCCCGCCTCCTCAAGAGGCTCCAGGAAGAGCTCAAGGCGAGCGGCCTCCCCCTGGGGGCGCCGAGCCCAAGGGCGCTCGCCCCAAGCCCCCTGAGGTACGCCGCCTGGGCGGGGGTCTTGGCGGGGCTTGGGCTTTTGGCCCTGGGGCTTCCCGTGTACGGGCCCCTAGTGGCCTTCCTCCTTCTCCTCCTGGCCCTGGGCTACGCGGGAAGCCAGGCGGGGCCCTTGCTCGCCGCCCTGGTCTTCCCCGTCCTCGGCTTCCTGGGCCCGAGGAACGGGCTTTGGATGTGGGCGAGGAGCCTGGGCTACGCCCTTTTGGGCGCGGCCTTCCTCTCCGCCCTGGGCTCCACGGAGGAGGCCATCGCCGGCCTCACCCCCTTCAAGGGGGTCTCCCTCACCCTCCTCGTCCCGCCCCTCCTCGTGGCCTACAGCTTCCTGGAAAAAGACTTTAAGGAGGCCCTCACCCGCCTCTTCCTCCACCCCGTCCGCCTGGGAGAGGTGGCCCTGGGGGGGGTTGCCCTGGGGCTCCTCCTCCTCGCCCTCCTGCGCCGCGGCAACGACGCCCCCATCGTCCCCGAGCTGGAGCTCAAGCTTAGGGCCCTCCTCCAGGACGTCATGGTCCGCCCCCGGTTCAAGGAGGTCTTCGGCCACGCCCTCTTCCCCCTGGCCCTCCTCCTCCCCTGGCCCCGCTGGGTGCAAAACGGCCTCCTCTTCCTCGCCTCCTTGGGCATCGCCTCCATCCTCAACACCTTCAGCCACTACCACACCCCCCTCCCCATCTCCTTTTTCCGGGTGCTGAACGGCGCCCTCCTCGGCCTTTCCCTTGGGCTTCTCGGGGTTATCCTGGTAAGGAGGCTTAGGGCATGGTGGTCGGCGTAG
- a CDS encoding PolC-type DNA polymerase III codes for MDPAFRFRLATRLARRLREAGRPLPLPALGEALGLRGPVERVVRPLLDGRFLLEEAVGLWEWRYPFPLEGEAVVVLDLETTGLAPGLDEVIEVGLLRLEGGRRLPFQSLVRPSRPPSPFVERLTGIPREALEEAPSLEEVLEKAYPLLAEATLVIHNAAFDLGFLRPALEGLGYRLENPVVDSLRLARRGFPGLRRYGLDALSEVLELPQRTCHRALEDVERTLAVVHEVYYVLTSGRPRALWELGR; via the coding sequence ATGGACCCCGCCTTTCGCTTCCGCCTCGCCACCCGGCTCGCCCGCAGGCTCAGGGAGGCCGGGCGCCCCCTTCCCCTCCCCGCCCTGGGGGAGGCCTTAGGGCTTCGCGGCCCCGTGGAGCGGGTGGTGCGGCCCCTTCTGGACGGGAGGTTCCTCCTGGAGGAGGCGGTGGGGCTTTGGGAGTGGCGCTACCCCTTTCCCCTGGAAGGGGAGGCGGTGGTGGTCCTGGACCTGGAGACCACGGGGCTCGCCCCGGGCCTGGACGAGGTGATTGAGGTGGGCCTCCTCCGCCTGGAGGGGGGGAGGCGCCTCCCCTTCCAGAGCCTCGTCCGCCCCTCCCGCCCGCCGAGCCCCTTCGTGGAGCGCCTCACCGGCATCCCCCGGGAGGCCCTGGAGGAGGCCCCCTCCCTGGAAGAGGTCCTGGAGAAGGCCTATCCTCTCCTCGCCGAGGCCACCTTGGTGATCCACAACGCCGCCTTTGACCTGGGTTTCCTCCGCCCGGCCCTGGAGGGCCTGGGCTACCGCTTGGAAAACCCCGTGGTGGACTCCCTGCGCCTGGCCAGGCGGGGCTTCCCAGGGCTTAGGCGCTACGGCCTGGACGCCCTCTCCGAGGTCCTGGAGCTTCCCCAAAGGACCTGCCACCGGGCCCTCGAGGACGTGGAGCGCACCCTCGCCGTGGTGCACGAGGTGTACTATGTGCTTACGTCCGGCCGTCCCCGCGCGCTTTGGGAGCTTGGGAGGTAA
- the miaA gene encoding tRNA (adenosine(37)-N6)-dimethylallyltransferase MiaA has translation MEAIPVLAGPTGSGKTLLALRLGEEVPVEVVSADATMVYRGLDIGTDKPTPEERARVPHHLVDVLEPHEAMSVARFLALAEEAIAQVLSRGKLPLVVGGTGYYIRALSEGLHDLPPPDPGVQEALWAELEERGLEALLAELAQASPEDARRVGRNPRRLVRALEVLRRTGTPPARFPKRPPRFRYRKLVLWPDRAWLFPRLEERARAQFARGLVEEVRGLLARYPRMPTALQAIGYKEVAGHLLGAYGLEEALERDIRAVKAYAKRQYTWFRHEPGDVVYLPRGGEEAYRGFRDWLRLHFGL, from the coding sequence GTGGAGGCGATCCCCGTCCTCGCGGGCCCCACGGGAAGCGGCAAGACCCTCCTGGCCCTCCGCCTGGGGGAGGAGGTCCCCGTGGAGGTGGTCTCCGCCGACGCCACCATGGTCTACCGGGGTCTGGACATCGGGACGGACAAGCCCACGCCCGAGGAGCGGGCGCGGGTGCCCCACCACCTGGTGGACGTCCTCGAGCCCCATGAGGCCATGAGCGTGGCCCGCTTCCTCGCCCTGGCCGAGGAGGCCATCGCCCAGGTCCTCTCCCGGGGAAAGCTCCCCCTGGTGGTGGGGGGGACGGGCTACTACATCCGCGCCCTTTCCGAGGGGCTTCACGACCTTCCCCCGCCGGACCCCGGGGTCCAGGAGGCCCTGTGGGCGGAGCTTGAGGAACGGGGCCTTGAGGCCCTCCTCGCCGAGCTCGCCCAGGCAAGCCCCGAGGACGCCCGCCGCGTGGGGAGAAACCCCAGGAGGCTCGTCCGGGCCCTGGAGGTCCTGAGGCGCACGGGCACCCCCCCGGCCCGGTTTCCCAAGAGGCCCCCCCGCTTCCGCTACAGGAAGCTCGTCCTCTGGCCCGACCGGGCCTGGCTTTTCCCGAGGCTGGAGGAACGGGCCAGGGCCCAGTTCGCCCGGGGGCTCGTGGAGGAGGTGCGGGGGCTCCTTGCCCGCTACCCCAGGATGCCCACCGCCCTCCAGGCCATCGGCTACAAGGAGGTGGCGGGCCACCTCCTGGGGGCCTACGGCCTGGAGGAGGCCCTAGAGCGGGACATCCGGGCGGTGAAGGCCTACGCCAAAAGGCAGTACACCTGGTTCCGCCACGAGCCCGGGGACGTGGTCTACCTGCCCCGGGGGGGCGAGGAGGCGTACAGGGGCTTCCGGGACTGGCTTCGCCTCCACTTCGGGCTATAG
- a CDS encoding Hsp20/alpha crystallin family protein, which produces MLERRDRLETLRKLKELQERIAELAYLLTGEEPAAWTPRVDLLETEEHYVLLVDLPGVRPEDLELLEEGQRVTLAGVRHPLPGTYLLEERPMGTFRRTLDLPGPIEEGTAQATLRNGVLEVRFRKKPATALPLKEA; this is translated from the coding sequence ATGCTGGAGCGCCGCGACCGCTTGGAAACCCTGAGAAAGTTGAAGGAACTACAGGAGCGCATCGCCGAACTCGCCTACCTCCTCACCGGGGAGGAGCCCGCCGCCTGGACCCCCAGGGTGGACCTTCTGGAAACCGAGGAGCACTACGTCCTCCTCGTGGACCTCCCCGGGGTGCGCCCCGAGGACCTGGAGCTTCTGGAGGAGGGGCAGCGGGTGACCCTGGCCGGGGTGCGCCACCCCCTGCCCGGCACCTACCTCCTGGAGGAGAGGCCCATGGGCACCTTCCGCCGCACCCTGGACCTCCCCGGGCCCATTGAGGAGGGGACGGCCCAGGCCACCTTGCGGAACGGGGTCTTGGAGGTCCGCTTCCGCAAGAAGCCGGCCACGGCCCTCCCCCTAAAGGAGGCGTAG
- a CDS encoding ABC transporter ATP-binding protein, translating into MAKVRLEHVWKRFGKVVAVKDFNLETEDGEFVVFVGPSGCGKTTTLRMIAGLEEVSEGKIFIGDRLVNDVPPKDRDIAMVFQNYALYPHMNVYENMAFGLRLRRYPKDEIDRRVKEAARILKIEHLLNRKPRELSGGQRQRVAMGRAIVREPKVFLMDEPLSNLDAKLRVEMRAEIAKLQRRLGVTTIYVTHDQVEAMTLGHRIVVMKDGEIQQVDTPLNLYDFPANRFVAGFIGSPSMNFVRAGVEVQGEKVYLVAPGFRIRANAVLGSALRPYAGKEVWLGVRPEHLGLKGYTIIPEEENVLRGEVEVVEPLGAETEIHVAVNGTLLVAKVDGHAPVRPGDKVELLADTQRLHAFDVETEKTIGHAQERAAVAR; encoded by the coding sequence ATGGCCAAGGTCAGGCTGGAGCACGTGTGGAAGCGCTTCGGCAAGGTGGTGGCCGTCAAGGACTTCAACCTGGAGACGGAAGACGGCGAGTTCGTGGTCTTCGTGGGGCCCAGTGGCTGCGGCAAGACCACCACCTTGCGCATGATCGCCGGGCTGGAGGAGGTCTCCGAGGGGAAGATCTTCATCGGCGACCGCCTGGTAAACGACGTCCCCCCCAAGGACCGGGACATCGCCATGGTCTTCCAGAACTACGCCCTCTACCCCCACATGAACGTCTACGAGAACATGGCCTTTGGGCTCCGCCTCCGGCGCTACCCCAAGGACGAGATTGACCGGCGGGTCAAGGAAGCCGCCCGCATCCTCAAGATTGAACACCTCCTCAACCGCAAGCCCCGGGAGCTTTCGGGCGGGCAGCGCCAGCGGGTGGCCATGGGGCGGGCCATCGTGCGGGAGCCCAAGGTCTTCCTCATGGACGAGCCCCTCTCCAACCTGGACGCCAAGCTCCGGGTGGAGATGCGGGCCGAGATCGCCAAGCTGCAAAGGCGCCTTGGGGTCACCACCATCTACGTGACCCACGACCAGGTGGAGGCCATGACCCTGGGGCACCGCATCGTGGTCATGAAGGACGGGGAGATCCAGCAGGTGGACACGCCCTTAAACCTCTACGACTTCCCCGCCAACCGCTTCGTGGCCGGCTTCATCGGCAGCCCCTCCATGAACTTCGTCCGCGCCGGGGTAGAGGTCCAAGGGGAGAAGGTCTACCTCGTGGCCCCCGGCTTCCGCATCCGGGCGAACGCCGTGCTGGGAAGCGCCCTGAGGCCCTACGCCGGAAAAGAGGTGTGGCTTGGCGTCCGGCCCGAGCACCTGGGCCTCAAGGGGTACACCATAATCCCCGAGGAGGAGAACGTCCTCCGGGGGGAGGTGGAGGTGGTGGAGCCCCTGGGGGCGGAGACGGAGATCCACGTGGCGGTGAACGGCACCCTCCTCGTGGCCAAGGTGGACGGCCACGCCCCCGTGAGGCCCGGGGACAAGGTGGAGCTCCTCGCCGACACCCAAAGGCTCCACGCCTTTGACGTGGAAACCGAAAAGACCATCGGCCACGCCCAGGAGCGGGCGGCCGTGGCCCGCTAG
- the udk gene encoding uridine kinase translates to MSAPKPFVIGIAGGTASGKTTLAQALARTLGERVALLPMDHYYKDLGHLPLEERLRVNYDHPDAFDLALYLEHAQALLRGLPVEMPVYDFRAYTRSSRRTPVRPAPVVILEGILVLYPKELRDLMDLKVFVDADADERFIRRLKRDVLERGRSLEGVVAQYLEQVKPMHLHFVEPTKRYADVIVPRGGQNPVALEMLAAKALARLARMGAA, encoded by the coding sequence GTGAGCGCGCCCAAGCCCTTCGTCATCGGGATCGCCGGGGGAACGGCGAGCGGCAAGACCACCCTCGCCCAGGCCCTGGCCCGGACCCTGGGGGAGCGGGTCGCCCTCCTCCCCATGGACCACTACTACAAGGATCTGGGCCACCTCCCCCTGGAGGAGCGCCTCCGGGTAAACTACGACCACCCGGACGCCTTTGACCTCGCCCTCTACCTGGAGCACGCCCAGGCCCTCCTCCGGGGCCTTCCCGTGGAGATGCCCGTCTACGATTTCCGGGCCTACACCCGAAGCTCCAGAAGAACGCCGGTCCGGCCCGCCCCCGTGGTGATCCTGGAAGGGATCCTGGTCCTCTACCCCAAGGAGCTCCGGGACCTCATGGACCTCAAGGTCTTCGTGGACGCCGACGCCGACGAGCGCTTCATCCGCAGGCTCAAGCGGGACGTTCTGGAACGGGGGCGAAGCCTGGAAGGGGTGGTGGCCCAGTACCTGGAGCAGGTCAAGCCCATGCACCTCCACTTCGTGGAGCCCACCAAGCGGTACGCCGACGTGATCGTGCCCAGGGGCGGCCAGAACCCCGTGGCCCTGGAGATGCTCGCGGCCAAGGCCCTCGCCCGCCTGGCCCGGATGGGGGCAGCGTGA
- the gatA gene encoding Asp-tRNA(Asn)/Glu-tRNA(Gln) amidotransferase subunit GatA — MLAHEIRARVARGEVSPLEVAQAYLKRVQELDPGLGAFLSLNERLLEEAEGVDPRLPLAGLVVAVKDNIATRGLRTTAGSRLLENFVPPYEATAVARLRALGALVLGKTNLDEFGMGSSTEHSAFFPTKNPFDPHRVPGGSSGGSAAALAADLAPLALGSDTGGSVRQPAAFCGVYGLKPTYGRVSRFGLIAYASSLDQIGPMARSVRDLALLMDAVAGPDPLDATSLDLPPRFQEALEGPLPPLRLGVVREALVGNSPGVERALEEALEVFRGLGLSLREVSWPSLPQALAAYYILAPAEASSNLARYDGTLYGRRAEGEEVEGMMEATRARFGLEVKRRVLVGTFVLSSGYYEAYYGRAQAFRRRLRAEARALFQEVDLLLLPTTPHPAFPFGARRDPLAMYREDLYTVGANLTGLPALSFPAGFEGHLPVGLQLLAPWGEDERLLRAALAFEEATDRAFLRTPLGEAF; from the coding sequence ATGTTGGCCCACGAGATCCGCGCCCGCGTGGCCCGGGGGGAGGTTTCCCCCCTGGAGGTGGCCCAGGCCTACCTGAAGCGGGTCCAGGAGCTGGACCCGGGCCTCGGCGCCTTCCTCTCCCTGAACGAAAGGCTTCTGGAGGAGGCGGAAGGGGTGGACCCCCGGCTTCCCCTGGCGGGCCTCGTGGTGGCGGTGAAGGACAACATCGCCACCCGGGGCCTCCGCACCACGGCGGGAAGCCGCCTTCTGGAGAACTTCGTGCCCCCCTACGAGGCCACGGCGGTGGCGAGGCTTAGGGCCCTGGGCGCCCTGGTCCTGGGCAAGACCAACCTGGACGAGTTCGGCATGGGCTCCTCCACGGAGCACTCCGCCTTCTTCCCCACCAAGAACCCCTTTGACCCCCATAGGGTCCCCGGGGGCTCCAGTGGGGGAAGCGCCGCCGCCTTGGCCGCCGACCTCGCCCCCCTCGCCCTGGGCTCGGACACGGGGGGAAGCGTCCGGCAGCCCGCCGCCTTCTGCGGCGTCTACGGCCTCAAGCCCACCTACGGCCGGGTGAGCCGCTTCGGCCTCATCGCCTACGCCTCGAGCCTGGACCAGATCGGCCCCATGGCCCGCTCCGTGCGGGACCTCGCCCTCCTCATGGACGCCGTGGCCGGGCCCGATCCCCTGGACGCCACGAGCCTGGACCTCCCCCCCCGCTTCCAGGAGGCCCTGGAGGGGCCCCTTCCCCCCTTGCGCCTCGGGGTGGTGCGGGAGGCCCTTGTGGGGAATAGCCCCGGGGTGGAAAGGGCCCTGGAGGAGGCCCTTGAGGTCTTCCGGGGGCTTGGCCTTTCCCTGCGGGAGGTCTCCTGGCCCTCCCTCCCCCAGGCCCTCGCCGCCTACTACATCCTCGCCCCGGCGGAGGCGAGCTCCAACCTGGCCCGCTACGACGGCACCCTCTACGGGCGGCGGGCGGAGGGGGAAGAGGTGGAGGGGATGATGGAGGCCACCCGGGCCCGCTTCGGCCTCGAGGTGAAAAGGCGCGTCCTCGTGGGCACCTTCGTCCTCTCCAGCGGCTACTACGAGGCCTACTACGGCCGCGCCCAGGCCTTCCGCCGCCGCCTTAGGGCCGAGGCCCGGGCCCTCTTCCAGGAGGTGGACCTCCTCCTCCTCCCCACCACCCCCCACCCCGCCTTCCCCTTCGGGGCCCGGCGCGACCCCCTCGCCATGTACCGGGAGGACCTCTACACCGTGGGGGCGAACCTCACGGGGCTTCCCGCCCTCTCCTTCCCCGCGGGGTTTGAGGGGCACCTGCCCGTGGGCCTCCAGCTCCTCGCCCCCTGGGGGGAGGACGAGAGGCTTCTTCGGGCGGCCCTCGCCTTTGAGGAGGCCACGGACCGCGCCTTCCTCCGCACTCCTTTAGGGGAGGCCTTCTAG
- the tdh gene encoding L-threonine 3-dehydrogenase — MRALAKLAPEEGLTLVDRPVPEPGPGEILVRVEAASICGTDLHIWKWDAWVRGRIRPPLVTGHEFSGVVEAVGPGVKRPQVGDHVSLESHIVCHACPACRTGNYHVCLNTQILGVDRDGGFAEYVVVPAENAWVNPKDLPFEVAAILEPFGNAVHTVYAGSGVSGKSVLITGAGPIGLMAAMVARASGAGPILVSDPNPYRLAFARPYADRLVNPLEEDLLEVVRRVTGRGVEVLLEFSGNEAAIHQGLMALIPGGEARILGIPSDPIRFDLAGELVMRGITAFGIAGRRLWQTWMQGTALVYSGRVDLTPLLTHRLPFSRYREAFGLLASGQAVKVILDPRA; from the coding sequence ATGCGCGCCTTGGCCAAGCTGGCCCCCGAGGAGGGCCTAACCCTGGTGGACCGCCCCGTGCCCGAGCCGGGCCCGGGGGAGATCCTGGTGCGGGTGGAGGCGGCGAGCATCTGCGGCACCGACCTCCACATCTGGAAGTGGGATGCCTGGGTCCGGGGGAGGATCAGGCCCCCCCTCGTCACCGGGCACGAGTTCAGCGGGGTGGTGGAGGCCGTGGGCCCCGGGGTGAAGCGCCCCCAGGTGGGGGACCACGTGAGCCTGGAAAGCCACATCGTCTGCCACGCCTGCCCCGCCTGCCGCACGGGGAACTACCACGTCTGCCTCAACACCCAGATCCTCGGCGTGGACCGGGACGGCGGCTTCGCCGAGTACGTGGTGGTGCCTGCGGAGAACGCCTGGGTGAACCCTAAGGACCTCCCCTTTGAGGTGGCGGCTATCCTGGAGCCCTTCGGCAACGCCGTGCACACCGTCTACGCGGGAAGCGGGGTCTCGGGGAAGAGCGTCCTCATCACGGGGGCGGGGCCCATCGGCCTCATGGCGGCCATGGTGGCCCGGGCAAGCGGGGCGGGGCCCATCCTCGTCTCCGACCCGAACCCCTACCGCCTCGCCTTCGCCAGGCCCTACGCCGACCGGCTGGTGAACCCCTTGGAGGAGGACCTCCTGGAGGTGGTGCGCCGGGTGACGGGAAGGGGGGTGGAGGTGCTTTTGGAGTTTTCCGGGAACGAGGCCGCCATCCACCAGGGCCTCATGGCCCTCATCCCCGGGGGGGAGGCGAGGATTTTGGGGATCCCTTCCGACCCCATCCGCTTTGACCTCGCCGGGGAGCTCGTCATGCGGGGGATCACCGCCTTCGGCATCGCCGGGCGGAGGCTTTGGCAGACCTGGATGCAGGGCACCGCCTTGGTCTACTCGGGGAGGGTGGACCTTACGCCCCTCCTCACCCACCGCCTACCCTTTAGCCGCTACCGGGAGGCCTTCGGCCTCCTGGCCTCGGGCCAGGCGGTGAAGGTGATCCTGGACCCTAGGGCCTGA